The Rhopalosiphum maidis isolate BTI-1 chromosome 1, ASM367621v3, whole genome shotgun sequence genome has a segment encoding these proteins:
- the LOC113549549 gene encoding uncharacterized protein LOC113549549, translated as MSKMGIAWFCLLLISFNVCKADDVQTIRTPNNLSMANSEEYMDILKNSPECTQTFLTWIKENIQDGIRCTNVGVDPMKCETKSGSKIETSLEVWDQLPSFIRDQWTISTMGDNLPKDINSTIDY; from the exons ATGTCTAAAATGGGAATAGCGTggttttgtttgttattaatatctttCAATGTGTGCaaa GCTGACGACGTTCAAACGATAAGGACACCCAACAATTTATCTATGGCTAATAGCGAGGAATACATGGACATCTTGAAAAATAGTCCTGAATgtacacaaacatttttaacgtgGATTAAGGAAAACATACAAGATGGTATCCGATGTACTAATGTTGGAGTTGATCCAATGAAATGCGAAACAAAGAGTGGATCAAAGATTGAAACTAGCTTAGAAGTATGGGATCAATTACCGTCATTTATACGAGATCAGTGGACTATATCTACCATGGGTGATAATTTACCTAAAGATATCAACTCTACCATcgattattaa